The Apodemus sylvaticus chromosome 5, mApoSyl1.1, whole genome shotgun sequence genome has a segment encoding these proteins:
- the Wfdc11 gene encoding protein WFDC11 yields the protein MKSSLLPCLVFLCMLLLPALGGKKNKYYPGELLLEECWGQPKANDCIKKCSRTFKCVYRNHTCCWTYCGNICAENGRFFERKK from the exons ATGAAGTCCTCACTGCTCCCGTGTCTGGTGTTCCTCTgcatgctgctgctgcctgccctgGGAGGGAAAAAGAACAAGTATTATC CGGGAGAATTGTTACTCGAGGAGTGCTGGGGACAGCCCAAAGCTAATGATTGCATCAAGAagtgttctagaactttcaaatGTGTATACAGAAATCACACATGCTGCTGGACCTACTGTGGTAACATCTGTGCAGAAAATGGG